In Alkalihalobacterium alkalinitrilicum, a genomic segment contains:
- a CDS encoding YlmC/YmxH family sporulation protein has translation MRLSEISGKEIIDFQKGARLGILGQTDLVIDESTGQIEAFIIPTMKWFGFGKKEKEVKVYWHQIKKIGTDMIIIDMAEF, from the coding sequence GTGAGATTAAGTGAGATTAGTGGTAAAGAAATTATTGATTTTCAAAAAGGTGCACGGCTAGGAATTTTAGGACAGACGGATCTTGTAATTGATGAATCTACAGGTCAGATTGAAGCCTTTATTATTCCGACCATGAAGTGGTTTGGATTCGGGAAAAAAGAGAAAGAAGTTAAAGTTTATTGGCATCAAATCAAAAAGATCGGCACTGATATGATCATTATTGACATGGCTGAATTTTAA